In one Curtobacterium citreum genomic region, the following are encoded:
- the murG gene encoding undecaprenyldiphospho-muramoylpentapeptide beta-N-acetylglucosaminyltransferase, protein MSTYLFAGGGTAGHVNPLLAVADRLTERDPDARVLVLGTAEGLEARLVPMRGYELLTIPRLPFPRKLNGAALRFPGRFLAAVRRTEQLIREHDVEVVLGVGGYAAAPAYIAAKRTGTPIVVHEQNAKPGLANRLAAFLTKHVGLTFSNTRLRHGRVVGMPLRREIETLDRRVSRAEGLAEFGLDPDRPVLLVTGGSSGARSINRTVNRAAATIVGAGWQVLHVVGGKSDIGPSDLDGYHVLPYCDRMDLAYAASDFVVSRSGAGMVCELTAVGLPSVLVPYPVGNGEQRHNAKDVVDAGGAVLVADGEFDEQWVTFHLLGILQDRARIADMAVRAGSVGHRDGADRMTELVRDAAAAPSTTSTTEER, encoded by the coding sequence GTGAGCACCTACCTCTTCGCCGGCGGCGGGACCGCCGGGCACGTGAACCCGCTGCTCGCGGTCGCCGACCGGCTGACCGAGCGTGACCCGGACGCCCGCGTCCTCGTCCTCGGCACGGCGGAGGGCCTCGAGGCCCGGCTCGTCCCGATGCGCGGTTACGAGCTGCTGACGATCCCGCGCCTGCCGTTCCCGCGGAAGCTGAACGGCGCCGCACTCCGGTTCCCCGGCCGCTTCCTGGCCGCCGTCCGTCGGACCGAGCAGCTCATCCGCGAGCACGACGTCGAGGTCGTCCTCGGCGTCGGGGGCTACGCGGCCGCGCCGGCGTACATCGCCGCGAAGCGGACCGGCACCCCGATCGTCGTGCACGAGCAGAACGCCAAGCCCGGGCTCGCGAACCGGCTCGCGGCGTTCCTGACGAAGCACGTCGGCCTGACCTTCTCGAACACCCGACTCCGGCACGGCCGCGTGGTGGGCATGCCGCTCCGCCGCGAGATCGAGACGCTCGACCGCCGGGTGTCCCGTGCCGAGGGCCTCGCCGAGTTCGGGCTCGACCCGGACCGCCCGGTGCTGCTCGTGACCGGCGGGTCCTCGGGCGCACGCAGCATCAACCGCACCGTGAACCGCGCGGCGGCGACGATCGTCGGCGCCGGGTGGCAGGTGCTGCACGTCGTCGGTGGCAAGTCGGACATCGGCCCGAGCGACCTCGACGGCTACCACGTGCTGCCGTACTGCGACCGGATGGACCTGGCGTACGCGGCGTCCGACTTCGTGGTGTCCCGCTCGGGCGCCGGCATGGTGTGCGAGCTCACGGCCGTCGGGCTGCCGAGCGTCCTGGTGCCCTACCCGGTCGGCAACGGCGAGCAGCGGCACAACGCCAAGGACGTCGTCGACGCCGGGGGAGCGGTGCTCGTGGCGGACGGGGAATTCGACGAGCAGTGGGTGACGTTCCACCTGCTCGGCATCCTGCAGGACCGCGCCCGGATCGCGGACATGGCCGTCCGGGCCGGCAGCGTCGGACACCGCGACGGCGCCGACCGGATGACCGAGCTCGTCCGCGACGCGGCTGCAGCCCCGAGCACGACCAGCACCACGGAGGAACGATGA
- the murC gene encoding UDP-N-acetylmuramate--L-alanine ligase, with protein sequence MTIKPDLTQPIPDDLGTVHFVGIGGSGMSGIARMFLAAGHRVTGSDSRETATTATMRDLGADVHIGHDAANVGAADTIVVTSALWPDNPELLEAQRRGLPVLHRSQALAALIAEHRLVAVAGAHGKTTSTGMIVTAMVELGLDPSFVNGGVIQSLGTSSAPGSSDLFVVEADESDGSFLLYDVAVALITNVDADHLDHYGSEAAFIDAFVEFAGKASERIVVSSDDAGAQRVTAGVRAREHAPEIVTFGEAADADVRIDRIVEAASVEVDFTAGGASHHLTLRVPGRHNAVNAVGAFAVLTGLGVEPTDAIRGIEAFGGTERRFELHGVERGVSVYDDYAHHPTEVAAALRAARNVVGDGRIIAIHQPHLYSRTRLMAGDFAKVYEELADHTVVLDVYGAREDPEPGVTGALVQERFADQSRVEFLPDWDEASARAAAVARDGDIIMTLSCGDVYRIIPQVLGALRQDEDTPAR encoded by the coding sequence ATGACCATCAAGCCGGACCTGACCCAGCCGATCCCGGACGACCTCGGCACGGTCCACTTCGTCGGCATCGGCGGCTCCGGCATGAGCGGCATCGCCCGCATGTTCCTCGCCGCGGGGCACCGCGTGACCGGCAGCGACTCCCGCGAGACCGCGACCACGGCCACGATGCGCGACCTCGGCGCCGATGTGCACATCGGCCACGACGCGGCGAACGTCGGCGCGGCGGACACGATCGTCGTGACCAGCGCCCTCTGGCCGGACAACCCCGAGCTGCTCGAGGCGCAGCGCCGTGGTCTGCCGGTCCTGCACCGGTCCCAGGCCCTCGCCGCGCTCATCGCCGAGCACCGCCTCGTCGCGGTCGCCGGCGCCCACGGCAAGACCACCTCCACGGGCATGATCGTCACGGCGATGGTCGAGCTCGGCCTGGACCCGAGCTTCGTCAACGGCGGGGTCATCCAGTCCCTCGGCACGAGCTCCGCCCCTGGCAGCAGCGACCTGTTCGTGGTCGAGGCCGACGAGTCCGACGGTTCATTCCTGCTCTACGACGTCGCGGTCGCGCTGATCACGAACGTCGACGCGGACCACCTCGACCACTACGGCAGCGAAGCGGCGTTCATCGACGCGTTCGTCGAGTTCGCCGGCAAGGCGAGCGAGCGCATCGTCGTGTCGAGCGACGACGCCGGGGCGCAGCGCGTCACCGCGGGGGTCCGTGCACGCGAGCACGCGCCCGAGATCGTCACCTTCGGCGAGGCCGCCGACGCCGACGTCCGGATCGACCGCATCGTCGAGGCCGCGAGCGTCGAGGTCGACTTCACCGCGGGCGGTGCGTCGCACCACCTGACGCTGCGCGTCCCGGGCCGCCACAACGCGGTGAACGCGGTCGGCGCCTTCGCCGTGCTCACCGGGCTCGGCGTCGAGCCGACGGACGCGATCCGGGGCATCGAGGCGTTCGGCGGGACCGAGCGCCGTTTCGAGCTGCACGGCGTCGAGCGCGGCGTGTCGGTCTACGACGACTACGCGCACCACCCGACCGAGGTCGCGGCCGCCCTCCGCGCGGCCCGCAACGTGGTCGGCGACGGCCGGATCATCGCGATCCACCAGCCGCACCTGTACTCGCGCACCCGGCTGATGGCCGGCGACTTCGCGAAGGTCTACGAGGAGCTCGCCGACCACACGGTCGTGCTCGACGTCTACGGCGCGCGCGAGGACCCGGAGCCCGGCGTCACCGGCGCCCTGGTCCAGGAGCGCTTCGCGGACCAGTCACGCGTCGAGTTCCTGCCGGACTGGGACGAGGCCTCGGCCCGCGCGGCCGCCGTCGCGCGCGACGGCGACATCATCATGACCCTGAGCTGCGGCGACGTGTACCGCATCATCCCGCAGGTGCTCGGCGCCCTGCGCCAGGACGAGGACACCCCGGCGCGATGA
- a CDS encoding FtsQ-type POTRA domain-containing protein, with protein MKRPEGFDDRPDEPAGPAEGASAPRQRRGPRQRPVPWSARRPSRPVADAGAPDDGLEARPAADAPVTDDETADPVDDRVTDRAAAPSNRERAGALAGAAGRRLGAGFSSVAEQLRGYSPDEEHPSASRRTAERDHVATVTDVLDVHRASRSTDPEADGHDTRDDHGDAPIGAGVRAAETAREARVAKRRRRLLERAEVRRFTRRARHRRAAWITAGVVVVVFGASLLVAVYSPLMALQTIEVKGTNRVDDAALRQALSDQVGTPLARLDFDEVKRDIASFPLIESYVTEEVPPHTLVVTVTERTPVVAVQSGDAFDLVDPAGIVVQSSPSRPDGMPLADVARAKLGSPVFRTMTEVVLALPSTVRAQVTDVAASTADDVTLTLQGGSTVVWGSPGDSSAKAALLAALVKDHEARSPGSVVEYDVSAPDNGIVRAKS; from the coding sequence ATGAAGCGGCCGGAGGGCTTCGACGACCGACCGGACGAGCCGGCCGGTCCGGCCGAGGGCGCGTCGGCTCCCCGGCAGCGTCGTGGTCCCAGGCAGCGCCCTGTTCCTTGGTCGGCGCGCCGTCCGTCCCGCCCGGTCGCCGACGCGGGTGCTCCGGACGACGGCCTGGAGGCACGCCCCGCGGCCGACGCGCCCGTGACGGACGACGAGACGGCCGATCCCGTCGACGACCGCGTGACCGACCGCGCGGCCGCACCCTCCAACCGCGAGCGCGCGGGCGCGCTCGCGGGCGCCGCCGGACGGCGGCTCGGCGCCGGCTTCTCGTCGGTGGCGGAGCAGCTCCGCGGCTACTCACCGGACGAGGAGCACCCGAGCGCGTCGCGTCGGACCGCCGAGCGCGACCACGTCGCGACCGTGACCGACGTGCTCGACGTGCACCGTGCCTCCCGGTCGACCGACCCGGAGGCGGACGGCCACGACACTCGGGACGACCACGGCGACGCGCCCATCGGTGCCGGTGTCCGCGCTGCGGAGACCGCGCGTGAGGCGCGCGTCGCGAAGCGGCGCCGGCGCCTGCTCGAGCGGGCCGAGGTCCGACGGTTCACCCGTCGCGCCCGCCACCGCCGAGCGGCCTGGATCACCGCGGGCGTGGTGGTCGTGGTCTTCGGCGCATCGCTCCTGGTGGCGGTCTACTCGCCGCTCATGGCGCTGCAGACCATCGAGGTCAAGGGCACGAACCGGGTCGACGACGCCGCGCTCCGGCAGGCGCTGTCCGACCAGGTCGGCACCCCGCTCGCGCGGCTCGACTTCGACGAGGTGAAGCGCGACATCGCGAGCTTCCCGCTCATCGAGAGCTACGTGACGGAAGAGGTGCCGCCGCACACGCTCGTCGTCACCGTCACCGAGCGGACGCCGGTCGTCGCGGTGCAGTCCGGCGACGCGTTCGACCTCGTGGACCCCGCCGGCATCGTCGTGCAGTCCTCGCCCTCGCGTCCGGACGGCATGCCGCTCGCCGACGTTGCCCGTGCGAAGCTCGGCTCGCCGGTGTTCCGCACGATGACCGAGGTCGTCCTCGCGCTGCCGTCGACCGTGCGGGCGCAGGTCACCGACGTCGCCGCCTCGACCGCCGACGACGTGACGCTCACCCTGCAGGGCGGGTCGACGGTCGTGTGGGGGAGCCCCGGAGACTCGAGCGCCAAGGCAGCCCTGCTCGCCGCGCTCGTCAAGGACCACGAGGCCCGCAGTCCCGGCTCGGTCGTCGAGTACGACGTGTCGGCGCCGGACAACGGCATCGTCCGCGCGAAGTCCTGA
- the ftsZ gene encoding cell division protein FtsZ, with translation MTTNHNYLAVIKVVGVGGGGVNAVNRMIELGLRGVEFIAINTDAQALLLSDADVKLDVGREITRGLGAGADPEVGRRAAEDHAEEIEEALAGADMVFVTAGEGGGTGTGGAPVVARIAKSIGALTIGVVTKPFSFEGKRRQSQAENGVAGLKDEVDTLIVVPNDRLLEISDRGISMVEAFATADQVLLAGVQGITDLITTPGLINLDFADVKSVMQGAGSALMGIGSSRGADRAIKAAELAVASPLLEASIDGAHGVLLSIQGGSNLGIFEINDAARLVQEAVHPEANIIFGAVIDDTLGDEVRVTVIAAGFDGGEPSTQQKERRSSWVDPESGAASSAAGATGSVEDTATTSPSWASQQHEAPAQRAADPAFDGDDELDVPDFLK, from the coding sequence GTGACCACGAACCACAACTACCTCGCCGTCATCAAGGTCGTCGGTGTCGGCGGCGGCGGCGTGAACGCCGTGAACCGCATGATCGAGCTCGGCCTCCGCGGCGTCGAGTTCATCGCGATCAACACCGACGCGCAGGCACTGCTGCTGAGCGACGCCGACGTCAAGCTCGACGTGGGCCGCGAGATCACCCGTGGTCTCGGCGCCGGCGCGGACCCCGAGGTCGGCCGTCGCGCCGCCGAGGACCACGCCGAGGAAATCGAGGAGGCCCTCGCGGGTGCCGACATGGTCTTCGTCACCGCGGGCGAGGGTGGCGGCACCGGCACGGGTGGTGCGCCCGTCGTCGCGCGCATCGCGAAGTCGATCGGTGCGCTCACCATCGGTGTCGTCACGAAGCCGTTCAGCTTCGAGGGCAAGCGCCGCCAGTCCCAGGCCGAGAACGGCGTCGCGGGCCTCAAGGACGAGGTCGACACCCTCATCGTCGTGCCGAACGACCGCCTGCTCGAGATCTCCGACCGCGGCATCTCGATGGTCGAGGCGTTCGCGACCGCCGACCAGGTGCTCCTCGCCGGCGTGCAGGGCATCACGGACCTCATCACGACCCCGGGTCTGATCAACCTCGACTTCGCCGACGTCAAGTCGGTCATGCAGGGTGCCGGCTCGGCGCTCATGGGCATCGGCTCGTCCCGCGGGGCGGACCGGGCGATCAAGGCGGCCGAGCTCGCCGTGGCGTCCCCGCTGCTCGAGGCCTCGATCGACGGTGCGCACGGCGTGCTGCTCTCGATCCAGGGCGGCTCGAACCTCGGCATCTTCGAGATCAACGACGCCGCGCGCCTGGTGCAGGAGGCGGTCCACCCCGAGGCGAACATCATCTTCGGTGCGGTCATCGACGACACCCTCGGCGACGAGGTCCGCGTGACGGTCATCGCCGCCGGGTTCGACGGTGGCGAGCCGAGCACGCAGCAGAAGGAGCGTCGCTCGAGCTGGGTCGACCCGGAGTCGGGCGCCGCGTCGTCCGCCGCCGGTGCGACCGGTTCGGTGGAGGACACCGCGACCACGAGCCCGTCCTGGGCGTCGCAGCAGCACGAGGCCCCCGCGCAGCGCGCGGCCGACCCGGCCTTCGACGGCGACGACGAGCTCGACGTCCCCGACTTCCTGAAGTAA
- a CDS encoding YggS family pyridoxal phosphate-dependent enzyme, giving the protein MVADTRLPSASSPDDGPEARLASVRSGIADAARAAGRSVDELTLVVVTKYHPASLVRELAALGVTDVGENRHQEAQAKAAELADLDLTWHFVGQLQSKKARQVRRYADVVQSLDRDSVVDAFAPTEAEPDPRVVDGFVQVNLTDDPGRGGVQPDDVEAMVTRVLDTGTIRLRGVMAVAPLDEEPRRAFARLRTISERVVSLAPDATDVSAGMSGDYADAIAEGATHLRIGTAITGNRPTAP; this is encoded by the coding sequence TTGGTAGCCGACACGCGCCTCCCGTCCGCCTCGTCACCCGACGACGGACCGGAGGCGCGTCTCGCGTCCGTACGGTCCGGGATCGCGGACGCGGCCCGCGCCGCGGGTCGGAGCGTCGACGAGCTGACGCTCGTCGTCGTGACGAAGTACCACCCGGCGTCGCTCGTCCGCGAGCTCGCCGCCCTCGGTGTCACGGACGTGGGGGAGAACCGCCACCAGGAGGCGCAGGCCAAGGCCGCCGAGCTGGCCGACCTCGACCTGACCTGGCACTTCGTCGGGCAGCTCCAGTCGAAGAAGGCCCGCCAGGTGCGCCGGTACGCCGACGTGGTGCAGTCGCTCGACCGCGACTCGGTGGTGGACGCCTTCGCGCCGACCGAGGCCGAGCCGGACCCGCGGGTGGTCGACGGCTTCGTGCAGGTCAACCTCACCGACGACCCCGGTCGTGGTGGGGTGCAGCCGGACGACGTCGAGGCGATGGTGACCCGCGTGCTCGACACCGGGACCATCCGACTCCGCGGCGTGATGGCCGTCGCACCGCTCGACGAGGAGCCCCGACGGGCCTTCGCCCGGCTCCGCACGATCTCGGAGCGCGTGGTCTCGCTCGCGCCCGACGCAACGGACGTGTCCGCCGGCATGAGCGGTGACTACGCCGACGCGATCGCCGAGGGCGCGACACACCTCCGGATCGGGACCGCAATCACGGGAAACCGGCCCACCGCGCCCTAG
- a CDS encoding cell division protein SepF has translation MANPLKKTMVYLGLADEELYEDEQQQPAPAQARQQAAPAPTAVPAAAPVQEAPVAAAPAAVPAEPKTHTHQRGAQVTPLRRAHTTAQKATPVQEMNEILTVHPREYKDAQSIAESFRDGIPVIINLSQMTESDARRMIDFASGLSLGLYGKIERVTNKVFLLSPAHVAVSGEPAEVESDIEASFFAQS, from the coding sequence ATGGCCAACCCGCTCAAGAAGACGATGGTCTACCTCGGCCTCGCCGACGAGGAACTGTACGAGGACGAGCAGCAGCAGCCGGCGCCCGCCCAGGCGCGCCAGCAGGCCGCTCCGGCCCCCACCGCGGTCCCCGCCGCTGCTCCCGTGCAGGAGGCCCCCGTCGCGGCCGCCCCCGCCGCGGTGCCCGCGGAGCCCAAGACGCACACCCACCAGCGCGGCGCGCAGGTCACCCCGCTCCGGCGCGCGCACACGACCGCACAGAAGGCGACCCCGGTCCAGGAAATGAACGAGATCCTCACCGTCCACCCGCGCGAGTACAAGGACGCCCAGTCCATCGCCGAGAGCTTCCGAGACGGCATCCCCGTCATCATCAACCTCTCGCAGATGACCGAGTCCGACGCCCGCCGCATGATCGACTTCGCCTCGGGGCTGTCGCTCGGGCTGTACGGCAAGATCGAGCGCGTCACCAACAAGGTCTTCCTGCTGTCGCCGGCGCACGTCGCGGTGAGCGGTGAGCCCGCTGAGGTAGAGTCCGACATCGAGGCGTCCTTCTTCGCCCAGTCCTGA
- a CDS encoding YggT family protein, translating to MSLVFGILSFALLLYFFVMWGRFAFDIVQAYNRSWRPRGAMLVVADVVYTLTDPPIRFVRRLLPPLRMGPVALDFGWTLVMLVVIILRVIVGGLARSF from the coding sequence GTGTCACTGGTCTTCGGGATCCTGTCCTTCGCCCTCCTGCTCTACTTCTTCGTGATGTGGGGTCGGTTCGCGTTCGACATCGTCCAGGCCTACAACCGCAGCTGGCGTCCCCGTGGCGCGATGCTCGTGGTCGCCGACGTCGTCTACACGCTGACGGACCCGCCGATCCGGTTCGTCCGTCGGCTGCTCCCGCCGCTGCGGATGGGACCCGTCGCGCTCGACTTCGGCTGGACCCTCGTGATGCTCGTCGTGATCATCCTCCGGGTGATCGTCGGCGGACTCGCTCGCTCCTTCTGA
- a CDS encoding DivIVA domain-containing protein, with protein sequence MALTPEDVVNKRFQPTKFREGYDQDEVDDFLDEVVVELRRLTAENDELRQRLQAAESAPKLEKTEQPEPAAAPEPEPTPAPVAAAPEPAPVAAAAPAASTVPADEDTEGTTNLLTLARRLHEEHVREGIEKRDALIAEGTAQAARLVSEAEAKQRQIIADTENTNRQRVAVLEQEQRQLEGKIDELRTFERDYRAQLKSYIQSQLSELDGSGSEQSGLTPAPASAQGFGN encoded by the coding sequence ATGGCTTTGACGCCGGAAGACGTAGTCAACAAGCGGTTCCAGCCGACGAAGTTCCGCGAGGGCTACGACCAGGACGAGGTCGACGACTTCCTGGACGAGGTCGTCGTCGAGCTCCGCCGCCTGACGGCCGAGAACGACGAGCTCCGCCAGCGCCTGCAGGCCGCCGAGTCGGCGCCGAAGCTCGAGAAGACCGAGCAGCCGGAGCCGGCCGCCGCTCCCGAGCCCGAGCCCACCCCGGCTCCCGTCGCCGCTGCCCCGGAGCCCGCTCCGGTCGCCGCAGCAGCGCCGGCCGCCTCGACGGTCCCCGCCGACGAGGACACCGAGGGCACCACGAACCTCCTCACGCTCGCTCGTCGTCTGCACGAGGAGCACGTCCGCGAGGGCATCGAGAAGCGCGACGCGCTCATCGCCGAGGGCACCGCGCAGGCCGCCCGCCTGGTCTCCGAGGCCGAGGCGAAGCAGCGCCAGATCATCGCCGACACCGAGAACACGAACCGCCAGCGGGTCGCCGTGCTCGAGCAGGAGCAGCGTCAGCTCGAGGGCAAGATCGACGAGCTCCGCACCTTCGAGCGCGACTACCGTGCGCAGCTCAAGAGCTACATCCAGTCCCAGCTGTCCGAGCTGGACGGGTCGGGGTCGGAGCAGTCCGGCCTCACCCCGGCGCCGGCCTCGGCGCAGGGCTTCGGCAACTGA
- the lspA gene encoding signal peptidase II: MSRPATRAKVSVRAIAALAFAAVVVVALDQGVKALVVANLPYGQAVPVLGDALQFLYVRNPGAAFSFAVNMTWVFSIVSTAVVVAIIVFARRIRSMWWAIVLGMLLGGALGNLLDRLFREPGFGRGHVVDFISTPWMMPAIYNIADSFICVSMVVFVLLVVFGVNLDGTRALSAKQQRAADARADAAAAPSDTAPAATRTAGAPDPRAPRDDRDALGHDAT; encoded by the coding sequence TTGTCGCGACCAGCAACACGAGCGAAGGTCAGTGTCCGCGCGATCGCGGCACTGGCCTTCGCCGCTGTCGTCGTGGTGGCGCTCGACCAGGGCGTCAAGGCCCTCGTCGTCGCGAACCTGCCGTACGGCCAGGCCGTGCCGGTCCTCGGCGACGCGCTGCAGTTCCTGTACGTCCGGAACCCCGGTGCCGCGTTCTCGTTCGCGGTGAACATGACCTGGGTGTTCTCGATCGTCAGCACGGCCGTCGTCGTCGCGATCATCGTCTTCGCCCGGCGCATCCGCTCGATGTGGTGGGCGATCGTGCTCGGCATGCTCCTCGGCGGCGCGCTCGGCAACCTGCTCGACCGGCTCTTCCGTGAGCCCGGCTTCGGCCGCGGGCACGTGGTCGACTTCATCTCGACGCCGTGGATGATGCCTGCGATCTACAACATCGCCGACTCGTTCATCTGCGTGAGCATGGTGGTCTTCGTCCTGCTCGTCGTCTTCGGCGTGAACCTCGACGGCACGCGGGCGCTCTCCGCGAAGCAGCAGCGCGCAGCCGACGCCCGAGCGGACGCCGCCGCAGCTCCCTCCGACACGGCTCCTGCGGCCACTCGGACCGCCGGCGCCCCGGACCCCCGGGCCCCGCGCGACGACCGGGATGCCCTCGGGCACGACGCGACGTGA
- a CDS encoding RluA family pseudouridine synthase: MTESRSLPVPDGLAGERVDAAIAKLLGFSRSFAAEVVAAGGVTVDGVTVDKSDRLHPDAWLQVEWSPKEPPRIVPVAVPGMTVVHDDDDIVVVDKPIGVAAHPSPGWDGPTVPGGLAAAGFTIATSGAAERAGIVHRLDVGTSGLMVVAKTELAYTHLKRAFKERTVEKVYHALAQGHPDPTSGTIDAPIGRHPSSDWKFAVTADGKPSVTHYETLEAFRAATLLEVHLETGRTHQIRVHMAATRHPLVGDTMYGADPVLANELGLTRQWLDAVRLGFEHPRTGEWVTFEASYPDDLQQALDRIRAA; encoded by the coding sequence GTGACCGAGTCACGTTCCCTGCCCGTGCCCGACGGGCTCGCCGGTGAGCGTGTCGACGCCGCCATCGCGAAGCTCCTCGGGTTCAGCCGGTCCTTCGCGGCCGAGGTCGTCGCCGCCGGCGGCGTGACCGTCGACGGGGTCACCGTCGACAAGTCGGACCGCCTGCACCCCGACGCATGGCTCCAGGTCGAGTGGTCGCCGAAGGAACCCCCGCGCATCGTCCCGGTCGCGGTCCCGGGCATGACGGTCGTGCACGACGACGACGACATCGTCGTGGTGGACAAGCCGATCGGTGTCGCCGCGCACCCCTCGCCCGGGTGGGACGGTCCGACCGTGCCCGGCGGCCTCGCCGCGGCCGGCTTCACCATCGCCACCTCGGGCGCCGCCGAGCGCGCGGGGATCGTGCACCGGCTCGACGTCGGTACGTCCGGCCTGATGGTCGTCGCCAAGACCGAGCTCGCCTACACGCACCTCAAGCGTGCCTTCAAGGAGCGCACGGTCGAGAAGGTCTACCACGCCCTCGCCCAGGGACACCCGGACCCGACCTCGGGGACGATCGACGCCCCGATCGGTCGACACCCGTCGAGCGATTGGAAGTTCGCGGTCACGGCCGACGGCAAGCCGAGCGTCACGCACTACGAGACGCTCGAGGCCTTCCGCGCCGCGACCCTGCTCGAGGTGCACCTGGAGACCGGCCGGACGCACCAGATCCGCGTGCACATGGCGGCGACGCGGCACCCGCTCGTCGGCGACACGATGTACGGCGCGGATCCGGTGCTCGCGAACGAGCTCGGGCTGACCCGCCAGTGGCTCGACGCCGTGCGGCTCGGGTTCGAGCACCCGCGCACGGGGGAGTGGGTCACGTTCGAGGCGTCCTACCCCGACGACCTGCAGCAGGCTCTGGACCGCATCCGCGCGGCGTAG